In the genome of Planococcus donghaensis, the window ATTTTCTTTGGATCTACACCTGCTGCTTTGGCGATGCGAACAAATTGCATATGATCCATACTTCCGGGAGATGATGTTCCTACGACCGTTACACTCTCAGGATCTTCTTTCATTTGATCAAACAAGTCATTCAAATCTTCCCATTCGCTATCTGCACTTACTGCAAATGCGCCATAATCTGCAATCATATTTGCTAATGGTGTAAAGTCTTCATGACCATACTCAGACTGTCCATTTAACGGGACAAACATTAAGGGTGGCGAAGAAACAAATAAATTATAAGGACTGTCATCTTGACCCTGAATATATGCCCAAGCAATGGCTCCACCGCCACCTTCTTTGTTGATAACGGTCATGTTCTTTTCAATAATTCCCGTTTCACCAAAAACTCTTGCCACTTCACGAGCTGTCGTATCCCAGCCGCCACCAGCTCCAGCCGGTGCTACCATTTCGATATTTTTTGAAGGCTCGAATGCCCCAGCTTCACCTGTATTCGCATTCGTAGATTCTTCTGAGTTACATCCAGCAAATACGAAAGCACTTGCTGCTAAAATTGTCGTAAGCATTGTTTTTTTCATTCGATTTCCTCCTCGTTTTTTGATTAACTTGAGTATAACTTTGAATTTTCAGAATGTAACCGTTTGCAAAATAAGCTATTTAAAGAGTTTTGTGTTCTTTTTGTTCATAAAGTTCACGAAAAAAAGACTGATGAATAGCATCAGTCTTTACTGTCGAAAAAATTTACATAAGCAGTTTAAGATGGCCTTAACCCGTGCTGGTGTCTTTTTTATAGACGAGTCAAAGAATCTTGAGAATTTTCTATAGATGAAGAGCGTACAAAAGAAAAATAGGAGTGAGTCTGGGTTGTCCACATACACAAGTTTATGAAGTCTCAAAACCGTGCTGATCGCTTTGGGGATGACTCCCGCAAGAAGCCAGGAAAATCGCCTGTCTTCTTGCTTCGTCTACCCCGTAGACGCGCCAGCACTAGTGTCTTTTTTATAAACGAAACGAATAAAGAAGAGACTGATATATAATATCAGTCTTTTTTCATGTAATAATGTCGCTCAGGTCTTCCTACAATTCCATATGCTAATTCCGCGTAACATTCTTCAATCGTTACAAGGTGTTCTAAGTACCGACGAGCGGTTGTTCGTGAAGCGCCCATTTGTTCGCCCATTTTCTCAGCCGTAATGCCTAATGTGTTTCCTGTTAAGACGTCTCTTACCTTTTCTAACGTGAGAGGATCGATTCCTTTCGCACCGATCGTTGGCTTTTGAACAAGTTTTACACCAAAAAAATCATCTAAAAAATGCTGATCAATGTCTTGTGTGTTTTGAAGCGTTTTTTTACCTTCTATGTAGTTCATGATTGTGGAGACAAATCTTTCTAATGTCGCCGGCTTAATAATAATGCCTTTTACCCCTTTCCGTATAGCTTGCTCTACATATCCTTTATCGTTTTCAGCAGATACTAATATGACATCTGTTTGTGGACTTAAAGTACGTATGTCATCGATCAAATCAATTCCCAATCCATCCGGCATATAATTATCCAATATAACCAAATCGATTTTTTGCTCTTGTATGGCCTTTAAGGTTTCTTGACAATTGCTAGCTTTGCCAAGCAATTGTGCTTCGGGGATCTTCTTAAGAAATTGTTCATGGATATTCGCTACGCGAAAATCATCTTCAGCAATATATACTTGTATCATTAACTTTTCCCACTTTCTTATTTCGGCAAAAAGACTGTAAAAACCGTGCCTTTTTTCAGCTCTGAGCTGACTTCTATCGTTCCTTGTAATTTTTCAACTGCTTGTTGCACAATTGTCAATCCGTATCCTCGATCTTTTTTTCCAACTTTTGTTGAAAACCCTAGCTTAAATAAGTCTTCCATGTGTTCCGCTGGAATTCCACGGCCCGAATCTTCTACCTCGATAACTAAATCGCGGCCTAAATCAGTAACGAAAAAAGAAACTTCTTTAACAGGTTGTTGCACTACTTCTTCAATTGCGTTGTCTATCAAGTTCCCTAAAATGTGAATCAGCTTAGCAATAT includes:
- a CDS encoding Bug family tripartite tricarboxylate transporter substrate binding protein, producing MKKTMLTTILAASAFVFAGCNSEESTNANTGEAGAFEPSKNIEMVAPAGAGGGWDTTAREVARVFGETGIIEKNMTVINKEGGGGAIAWAYIQGQDDSPYNLFVSSPPLMFVPLNGQSEYGHEDFTPLANMIADYGAFAVSADSEWEDLNDLFDQMKEDPESVTVVGTSSPGSMDHMQFVRIAKAAGVDPKKIKYVSDQDGGALTSVLNGSVDVFSTGVGEVVEQVRAGNIKVLGVTAEERMEGEILSDFPTAIEQGIDESFINWRGFFGPPNMDQAAVDYYEEKFKELSESEEFAEVRKKYGWNEMYLSSEEYEEFLNNEYKEIEVLLEEIGLGN
- a CDS encoding response regulator, encoding MIQVYIAEDDFRVANIHEQFLKKIPEAQLLGKASNCQETLKAIQEQKIDLVILDNYMPDGLGIDLIDDIRTLSPQTDVILVSAENDKGYVEQAIRKGVKGIIIKPATLERFVSTIMNYIEGKKTLQNTQDIDQHFLDDFFGVKLVQKPTIGAKGIDPLTLEKVRDVLTGNTLGITAEKMGEQMGASRTTARRYLEHLVTIEECYAELAYGIVGRPERHYYMKKD